From the genome of uncultured Methanobrevibacter sp., one region includes:
- a CDS encoding 50S ribosomal protein L1, protein MTQDVINAVKEAKEQSKPRNFTESVDIIINIRDLDVKKPENRFNEEVALPNGRGKDVKIGVIADGELIVQAKDAGLDTVINKGDLEEFGKDRKAAKKMANSVDFLIAQADMMPLVGRFLGPVLGPRGKMPKPVPASIKLDPLLERLQSTVKVGVKQQASIQVIVGSQDMSDEDIAENVETVLTVLDRNLEKGRSQIKSMFIKTTMGPVVRVI, encoded by the coding sequence ATGACACAAGATGTAATTAACGCGGTGAAGGAGGCAAAAGAACAATCTAAGCCGAGAAACTTCACTGAGTCCGTAGATATTATTATTAATATCCGTGACTTAGATGTCAAAAAGCCAGAAAATAGGTTTAATGAGGAAGTTGCTCTTCCTAACGGCCGTGGCAAAGATGTTAAAATCGGAGTCATCGCTGACGGGGAACTCATTGTTCAAGCTAAAGATGCTGGTCTTGACACTGTAATTAATAAAGGAGATTTAGAAGAGTTCGGAAAAGACAGAAAAGCTGCTAAAAAAATGGCAAACTCTGTTGATTTCTTAATTGCTCAAGCTGATATGATGCCACTCGTTGGTAGATTCCTCGGTCCTGTTTTAGGTCCTCGTGGAAAAATGCCAAAACCAGTGCCTGCAAGTATCAAATTAGATCCTCTTTTAGAAAGATTACAAAGTACTGTCAAAGTTGGTGTAAAACAACAAGCAAGTATTCAAGTTATTGTTGGAAGCCAAGACATGTCAGACGAAGATATAGCTGAAAATGTAGAAACTGTTCTTACAGTCCTAGACCGCAATTTAGAAAAAGGAAGAAGTCAAATTAAGTCCATGTTTATAAAAACAACTATGGGACCAGTAGTGAGGGTGATCTAA